From the Lathyrus oleraceus cultivar Zhongwan6 chromosome 3, CAAS_Psat_ZW6_1.0, whole genome shotgun sequence genome, the window ctttctttggaattccatatacacccttttaggacgcctaacgaataatccgcatttctacctagagttgtttggcccttaacccaaacatttaattccttcttttttggctaacaCCCTGTAGCGGTCAgagttgtttccctctatggtagaaatcccatttctcttatggatcccaatacactttcacctttcgatgTCAAACAATACTTATTCAGTCACTTATCGCCTGATACTCTAttctgtgacttcggtcacttcattCTGTTCATCCCCACGATACATTCATACTCTACCTTCtttcacttcatgtgatatacctattcttcgatccaaatacattatacctttgtgctccatcttgtacctccttgtgaaccaagaattgtttggcccttaacccaaacacctaattcctctcTTTTTCGGTTGTTGTAGTAGAAGGATACAAGTGTTATAcgccctcacttgttggttcatacctgTTTGCTCTTTGGTTCATATTTCCACCCTTGTTGGAGTACAAACAACACAAATCGTTGGTTCAGACCATAACCTCTATCACAATCCTTTTCACCTcccgcctctagttccttgaactacgaagctctgaattcctcatttcactaagaggatacgtaggcatgagggccctaatcctcaacgaacactttatctatttctttcccTTTCCCTCCCATTCTTTTACGAGTAATCTTAGATCTAACACCTATTggagcgagaacaatcaaaacggttcccatggagtaccatggatgttcggggggttaataccttccccttgcataaccgacttccttacccaacatatctctttcccccgagttttatcgatgttttcccttccctttggggataaataaagttcgatggcgactctgttgtatgttcgagcgtgcgatacgttcgggtatatttcccCTAGCTTCAAAGATTACTCGATTaattatataatttaattaatcaaCTCATCACAAAACACCAAACAATAGTCCATCACTGACCGCCCGATAAAACACCTTCATATCCAAACTTAACACGTCAAAACCTGCATTCTGACTAAATGATGGGTAACCCGACACAGGGATGACACCCGTCATTCCCCTAGAATCCAAAACGTCACATTGTGATAACCTGGCAAGGTTACGATTAGAGAAAGCAATGAGTGTCAGTCATTCTTCTACAAACCTTACTGCAAGTGATTCAGCATGGGAAGCTTATAGAAGTTGGATGATTTCTAAGATTTCCAAGATGAAGGATCTTGGGTACACTCTTGCTGAAAGAAAATTTCATTATGGTTCGTGCCCTTAATGGAATTGTGGAAGCTAAGAAATTCCCAATTCTGCCTTCCTGCACCAGAAATCAAGGAAGCCTCTCCAGAAGCTATGGAAGAAGAAGATGCTCCAGAAATAGAGACAGTTCAACACATTGAATCTGCTCCAGAACCTACTGCTCCTGAACCTCAAGACTCTGATATGGAAGAAGGTCCTAATTAGATAGTCGTCTCAGAAGCTTCTGCTTCTCAGCCTATTCCAGTTTCTCTTCTGAGAACAATCGAGTAGATTAAAGTTGATAATGCAAAGGTCAATGAGCGTCTGGATAAGCAAGATCTTATGTTTCAGCTGATTCTGTCAAtacttcctcctcctcctcctcctccccAGAACCCCTAGATTTTATTTACTTTAACTTTCTTGAAAATTTCTTTTGCCTCTTCTCATTGTACTTTGCACTGCCTTTTGGCACTCTATCACTGAAAAATGTTTTGTttctctttattttatttttttcttttacctttttgactgatgacaaagggggagaaaacatAACATTCTAAAGGGTAAGAATTAAGtgtttattttgatatctaaATTCCTAAGTAAAAATCCAAACATTGCTTAAATGCTTATGTTAACAAATACTTATAAAAAAGTTTGTTAAGTGTTCTTGCATGATTATTTCTAAAGAATCAGAATGGTTCTGAGTGTGCTACTTCTGAAAAATCAAGGTTATGAAAAGCGTATCCTTCAAGGAAGAAAATATTATGAAGTAAAACCTATCAGAATGATGATTTTATCAACCAGTGCTCTGGACAACATCGACTAACTTCTAAAGATAAACCAGATTCTGACTGAATATTCACTCTAGTACTTCAAAAGGTATatcaggaaagtgttctttcattctgattttatttttataggactatacatctcagggggagctttgtgcttctgtaagatgtattcttctgtgattaccctgtacaaaactgttcatcaaaatacatgttttgtcatcatcaaaaagagggaAATTGTTAtaacaagatttggttctgcatctataccttgagtgTTGATGATAACAATAGTGTATTtatgtgagaacaattttggtagCCTAATagtttgttattgtgtagctttaacaacgAGTTCTAACTCTGATCAaatgatgtgcaacatcatcagtttctgaactttGTGTTCCAAATCCGCTTCTACGCCTACcattagaagttctgaaagacaTCAATATTGTTGTTGTgatgttctttctgcttctgtgaTTTCACCCATCTgaagcttctgaggagactcTATGTTGCtgttgcaatgttctctcagttcCTACTTTTGGACGTGgctctgatcaccaaacttctgaagaatggcaagcttatGAAGTTATGTTATATAGTTGAAGTTTCTGAAGATCTCAAGAtagacgattgaagttatcaaggttctgactgaggattcagaagactctgaagattctgaagatactgaagaccTCAAGCTAAACTACTGACACTATCAAGGTTCTGACCTAAGGTTCCGAAGTTTCTGAATCCATCTCTCTACTTAttcacttcatgcttcaatcatctttCATCAGAAGCCAGTGGATTTGAAGATAGATCAAAATGGGAACGTGgtcaaatagtacatggtacaaattgaacaacctttccactacctgatttcgtgggcAAGGACGGTACTATgcatcacacctgtcactgaatTTGTAGGCGAAAGGATAGTACATGGTATGATTCCTTTCACATCCAACAGTGGACATCCACTCAAatgagctttccccatttttCCCTCAAACGGTCACATGCTTCACTATATAAGCATGCtttggagacttgaagaaaacaCTGATTTTTTGCACAAGTATTTTGACAAGCTATTTTTCTTTATGGAAAGTTATCATTCTTTGTATTCAattttctttaagtgtttgttagtcatttgtgtaaaatctgattgtgtagaagcatcttgtatCACACTAAATATtcttcaaactatttgtttgagTCCTTAAagaggttatccttgagaagacgaagaaagttgttctttgtgaagtccttaaggagactaaggtttagttggatccttgagaagacaaagaagattattctttgtgtttattgtaatATGTTAATTATAGTGGATTGAttccttgtgtataaggaaaaatcaccttggcatgtggactggattagctttgagttcaagcgaaccaagataaaaaccattgtgtttttatctctttatTATTAACTTGTTCAtggtgtttttgttttggaaaaagattttgcttttaaaaacccaattcaaacccccatcTCTTGTGTTTTTTACACCTTCACATCTGGTACAAAAACCTTGTCTCCGAACCTCATCACACCATTCTCATTGATTCTTAAGTCACCTTCTTTGCCTTGATTTATTAACACAAGGTGGTCAACCAATCCTAAGTCCAGTTTTTGGCCTTCTATAATCTCTTCAAGGATATCACGAGTCAACTTTAACATACCTAACTTCTCAGTATTATGAGTCTGTTCACACACTAAACTCAAATCTTTGAACTGCTCAATCAAGTCCAATTCTCGCACCATCATCATTAACATATGTAAAGACTTCCTACTTAACGCATAAGCTACAACACTGGCTTTAGTATGATGGTAACTCAGgccaaagtcataatccttcaggAACTCGAGCCATGTCTTTTGTATAATGTTCAGCTCCTTCTGGTTAAAGAGATACTTTAAACTCTTGTGATTACTAAACACCTCATATCTAGAACCAAACAGATAATGTCTCCAAATTTTCAATACGGACACCACGATTGCTAATTCCAGATCATGTGTAGGGTAATTCCTCTCAGGGACCCTGAACTTACTAGAAGCATAATCCATAACCATGCCATTCTGCATCAATACACCACCCAAACCCATCTTCGAAACATCTCAATACACAACAAAGGATTCACTTGGACTCGGCAAAACCAAAACTAGAGCAGACGTCAACCTCTTCTTTAGCTCTTGAAAGCTCTCATCACACTGAACACTCCAAACATAGGCTTGACCTTTTCGAGTTAACTGAGTCAAAGGCAATGCCAACTTTAAAAAGCCTTTGATAAACCTTATGTAGTAACCAGCTAAcccaagaaaacttcttatcttaGTAACAGACTTCAAAGTCTTCCATTGCAACACAACATTGATCTTCGATGGATCCACAATAATACCTCCACTAGAAATCATGTTGTAACACCccattttcattttttaatcgAAATATTTGTGAATTATGTGTATTTTTGTGTGCTTTAAATTATTGATGGGTTGAGTCAATTAAAATAATTAGGTGGTGTATTAGAAAATTAAAATGATAATGAAAATAAGGATGTTTAGAGGAAATAAGGGTAAGTTAGTAATTTGTAAGGATAAGTTGGGGGTAATAGAGAGAAATCATAATTGGGAGGAATAAGGTTATTAAAAATAGGAGAGAGGCAGAGAAATAGTCTGCTTACATATTACATGAAAACTTGGAAGAGAGAAAAGAAGGGAAATGGAAAGAGAAAGGAGAATGAGGGATTAGGAGAAAAAGTTCAAGGAATCTATCATCTTTGTTGGAATAATCAGGTAAGTGGGGGGGGGGGGAGAATTGTTCATCTATGGGTGCTAAATCATGAATGGGTAGAGAGGTTCCCTTCACCTCCAATAGGGTTTGTTTATCCTTAATTCATGATGAATGTTAATGATTTTATGTTAAAGATTCTACTTTCATATGCCATGTTTGATTTCAATTGTGTGTATTGATATGTTGTTATTGTGTTATTGAATCAATGGTGATTTTGGGTGTTTCAAGGTATGATTTTGAGTAATGAATTCATCAGAAAAATTGTAGTTTATGTCGATTAGATGATGTTTGATGCACTAGTGTTGGTAGAATGTGATTTTAGGTGTTTCGAAGGAATTAATTTGGAACTGATTTGGTGATTTAGGGTTGGGTTTAAAGAATTACTCATAGTAGAGAAATctattttttttgaaaatctgATGAATGTCAATTGATTGACAAGGGGAAGCAATCAATTGAAGCAGTTTAATTTTTAGAAAATTTAagggtgtcaatcgattgacatagCAGTACAATTGATTGACagtgtgtgaaaagtgaaaattttCGATTGTAGCAGAGTGAAAATCGGTTGTTACTGTGTCAGTTTTGGAAAATTTTGTATTTTGAACTATGACATGCTTTGACGTTTTACCTCATAACTTTTTAACCGTGTGTCCAATTGACGTGCTACTTAAGGTGTCAGGAAGTTGATACTCAGAGCTATAACATGATAAAGACAAGTGAATTGTTTAAGTATTATTCATATACCTATTGTTTTGGTGAGGTTTTGTCATATGTTTGGTTAATGAATTGTTTTAATTGTTCTGATAATGTTTTTGTGATTATGAGATGAATTATTATACATATAATGATAACATGTTGAGTTGAGATATGCAGTTTCGATGTGGACACTACCATGTGGTTGTTGTACATGAATCATATGGTTCGATGTGATACCATTAATTGTTGTTGAGTTATTGTGATGACACATTGATTCATTCATGCATCTTATATTGTTGTTGTTAGTGAAAGAGGTGGGCTACGGGCCTCGGTGAGGGGACTTGTAACTGTCCCAAGCCCGGTGTGGAGCTTGGAACTCGGTGTGGGGCT encodes:
- the LOC127130983 gene encoding uncharacterized mitochondrial protein AtMg00860-like, with product MGCYNMISSGGIIVDPSKINVVLQWKTLKSVTKIRSFLGLAGYYIRFIKGFLKLALPLTQLTRKGQAYVWSVQCDESFQELKKRLTSALVLVLPSPSESFVVY